TTCAGCAGCAAGGCAGTTTTGCCGTTGGTGGAACGGTCATCAGCACACCAGGCACCTTTAACCCGAACAAACCGTTTGAACCGGCCGGGCAGACCCTGCACGGCGACCATGCCTACGTATTTTACCAGAAGCCGGTGAACGCCCGCAAATATCCCCTCACCTTCCTGCACGGAGCCGGACAGTTTTCCAAAACCTGGGAGAGCACGCCCGACGGTCGTGAGGGATTTCAAAACATCTTCCTGCGGCGCAATTTCAGCGTTTACCTGCTCGACCAGCCCCGCCGCGGTGACGCCGGGCGCAGTACCGTGGCCATGAACCTTACCCCGAATACGGATGAGCAGATGTGGTTCCAGCAATTTCGCCTCGGCGTATGGCCCGATTTCTATCCGGGAGTGCAGTTTCCGAAGAACGAGGAATCCCTGAACCAATACTTCCGCCAGATGACGCCCAACACCGGCCCGTTCGACATGGATGTGATATCCGACGCCATCGCGGCGTTGTACGCCAGGACCGGACCGGGAATCCTGGTCACACACTCCCAAGGCGGCGGGCCGGGCTGGGCTTCCGTTATGAAAAGCCCGAACATCAAAGCCGTGGTGACCTATGAATCGGGCAGCGGCTTTCCCTTTCCTGATAACAAGGTTCCTACGCCCATTCCCAACAGGTTCAACAAAAAACTCGAAGCCTACGGCGTTCCGATGGAAGACTTCAAAAAGCTGACTCGGATTCCCATCGTCATCTACTACGGTGACAATATCCCCGACACCCGCCACGAAAATCCCGCCCTGGATTACTGGTACGCCGCTGTTCAAATGGCGGAAAAGTGGGCCGAGACGGTCAACAAACACGGCGGAGACGTGACAGTCGTGCACCTGCCCAAGGTTGGGATCAAGGGCAACACGCATTTTCCGTTCTCGGATCTGAACAATGTTGAGGTCGCGGATCATTTATCCGCCTG
This portion of the Syntrophotalea acetylenica genome encodes:
- a CDS encoding alpha/beta hydrolase, whose translation is MKKKTFRSLIVALTLILVSLSFSAGAVAQSSGKLEPLVIQQQGSFAVGGTVISTPGTFNPNKPFEPAGQTLHGDHAYVFYQKPVNARKYPLTFLHGAGQFSKTWESTPDGREGFQNIFLRRNFSVYLLDQPRRGDAGRSTVAMNLTPNTDEQMWFQQFRLGVWPDFYPGVQFPKNEESLNQYFRQMTPNTGPFDMDVISDAIAALYARTGPGILVTHSQGGGPGWASVMKSPNIKAVVTYESGSGFPFPDNKVPTPIPNRFNKKLEAYGVPMEDFKKLTRIPIVIYYGDNIPDTRHENPALDYWYAAVQMAEKWAETVNKHGGDVTVVHLPKVGIKGNTHFPFSDLNNVEVADHLSAWLAKKELD